A window of Pusillimonas sp. T7-7 contains these coding sequences:
- a CDS encoding 3-keto-5-aminohexanoate cleavage protein, translating to MASKKKVIITCAVTGAIHTPSMSEHLPVTADQIADQAIAAAKAGAAILHLHARDPKNGKPSQDPELFRPFLSKIREHTDAVINITTGGSPHMTVEERMRPVMTFKPELASLNMGSMNFGLFPMLERFKNFEHEWEREHLENSRDLIFKNTYKDIETILRRGTDNGTRFEFECYDISHLYNLAHFMDRGLVQSPPFIQSVFGILGGIGPNPEDLMHMRRTADRLFGDNYQWSILGAGRNQIPLATMGAAMGSNVRVGLEDSLWIGPGQLASSNGQQVSQIRTVIEALNLEVATPDEARATLQLKGSSKLEF from the coding sequence ATGGCAAGCAAGAAAAAAGTCATCATTACCTGCGCTGTAACCGGCGCCATCCATACCCCCAGCATGTCCGAGCACCTGCCGGTCACGGCCGATCAGATCGCCGACCAGGCCATTGCCGCAGCCAAAGCCGGTGCGGCCATCCTGCACCTGCATGCCCGTGATCCGAAGAATGGCAAGCCTTCGCAAGATCCGGAGCTCTTCCGGCCCTTCCTGTCGAAAATCCGCGAGCACACCGATGCCGTCATCAACATCACCACCGGCGGCAGCCCGCACATGACCGTTGAAGAGCGTATGCGCCCGGTCATGACTTTCAAGCCCGAGCTGGCCTCTTTGAACATGGGGTCCATGAACTTCGGCCTCTTCCCCATGCTTGAGCGCTTCAAAAACTTCGAGCATGAATGGGAGCGCGAGCATCTGGAAAACAGCCGGGATCTGATTTTCAAAAATACCTACAAAGATATTGAAACCATACTCCGCCGGGGCACCGACAACGGTACTCGTTTCGAGTTCGAGTGCTACGACATCAGCCATCTTTACAACCTGGCGCATTTCATGGATCGCGGGCTGGTGCAAAGCCCGCCCTTCATCCAGTCGGTATTTGGCATCCTGGGCGGCATAGGCCCCAATCCTGAAGACCTGATGCATATGCGCCGTACGGCCGACCGCCTGTTTGGCGATAACTATCAATGGTCCATCCTGGGGGCAGGGCGCAATCAGATCCCGCTGGCCACCATGGGTGCGGCCATGGGTTCGAACGTACGTGTGGGTCTCGAGGATTCCCTCTGGATCGGCCCTGGCCAGCTGGCGTCGTCGAACGGACAGCAAGTCAGCCAGATACGTACCGTCATTGAAGCGCTGAATCTGGAAGTGGCTACGCCCGACGAGGCCCGTGCTACTTTGCAGCTGAAAGGCTCCAGCAAGTTGGAGTTCTAA
- a CDS encoding SDR family oxidoreductase: MFEDISMEGKKVLITAGASGLGLEMAKVFTAAGCQVLVCDLNQTLLDAAKKECPALHATVADVSDEDSVAALFEQVRNVLGGLDVLINNAGIAGPTGYVETLSKADWDRTLDVNITGQFLCARLAVDMLKQSKAGVMINLSSAAGHLGFAGRSAYSASKWAVVGFTKSLALELGKFGVRVNAILPGAVEGPRIRAVMAAKAETLGIPLEEIERRHDQQAALGRLVTARDIANMALFSASGAAGNVTGQALVVDGHTQALI; this comes from the coding sequence ATGTTTGAAGATATCAGTATGGAAGGCAAGAAAGTTCTTATTACTGCCGGGGCCAGTGGCTTGGGGCTGGAGATGGCCAAGGTGTTTACAGCAGCTGGTTGCCAGGTGCTCGTTTGCGATCTTAATCAAACGCTGCTCGATGCCGCCAAAAAGGAATGCCCGGCCCTGCACGCCACGGTGGCCGATGTCTCTGACGAAGACAGCGTGGCAGCGTTGTTCGAGCAGGTCAGGAACGTTCTGGGCGGTCTCGATGTACTGATCAACAACGCAGGCATCGCCGGGCCCACGGGCTATGTTGAAACGCTCAGCAAGGCTGACTGGGACCGTACGCTGGACGTCAACATCACCGGTCAGTTCCTGTGCGCACGCCTGGCGGTCGATATGCTCAAGCAATCCAAAGCCGGGGTAATGATCAATCTTTCTTCCGCTGCGGGCCATCTGGGGTTTGCCGGCCGCAGCGCTTATTCTGCGTCGAAGTGGGCGGTGGTCGGGTTCACCAAATCCTTGGCTCTGGAGCTGGGCAAGTTTGGGGTCAGGGTCAACGCCATTTTGCCGGGTGCGGTCGAAGGGCCAAGAATACGCGCGGTCATGGCCGCCAAAGCAGAAACACTAGGCATCCCGCTGGAAGAAATCGAACGCAGGCACGACCAGCAGGCGGCTTTGGGACGCCTGGTCACGGCACGCGATATCGCCAATATGGCATTGTTTTCGGCAAGCGGCGCGGCAGGCAATGTTACGGGGCAGGCCTTGGTTGTAGACGGCCACACACAGGCCCTGATTTAA
- a CDS encoding amino acid ABC transporter substrate-binding protein: MKKTTITLFTALAVVATAPVYADGRLEKIKSSGEIALGHRDSSIPFSYLDDKQQPIGYSMDICKNIVEAVKEKLGMDKLNVKMVPVTSSTRIPLLANGTVDLNCGSSTNTKERQAQVTFAPTTFVTATRFVAKKSSNINSLEDLKGKTVISTAGTSNIRWATGANDQQKLGMNIIPAKDHAEALLTVNNGRAAAFFMDDILLAGLVATSRDPSEWMISKDAYTVEPYAIMEPKDDPEFKKVVDDTIKGMMKDGTLAELYKKWFESPIPPKNVNLNWPMSEQLKKVVANPTDSPDPAAYK, from the coding sequence ATGAAAAAAACTACTATTACCCTGTTTACCGCTTTGGCCGTTGTTGCAACAGCACCGGTTTATGCCGACGGCCGACTTGAAAAAATCAAATCCAGTGGCGAAATCGCCTTGGGTCATCGAGATTCATCCATCCCCTTTTCCTACCTCGACGATAAACAGCAGCCCATCGGTTATTCCATGGATATCTGCAAAAATATTGTCGAGGCCGTAAAAGAAAAACTGGGCATGGACAAGCTCAATGTGAAGATGGTGCCGGTCACGTCGTCCACCCGCATCCCGCTGTTGGCCAACGGTACGGTCGATCTGAATTGTGGCTCGTCCACCAACACCAAAGAACGTCAGGCCCAAGTTACTTTTGCACCCACCACTTTCGTGACAGCTACCCGGTTTGTGGCCAAGAAGTCGTCAAACATCAATAGTCTGGAAGACCTTAAGGGCAAGACCGTGATTTCCACGGCGGGCACCAGCAATATACGCTGGGCTACTGGCGCCAACGATCAGCAGAAGCTTGGCATGAACATCATTCCTGCCAAGGATCATGCCGAAGCCTTGCTCACGGTCAATAATGGGCGCGCGGCTGCCTTCTTCATGGACGACATCCTGTTGGCGGGGCTGGTGGCCACCTCACGCGATCCCAGCGAGTGGATGATCAGTAAAGATGCCTACACCGTCGAGCCTTATGCCATTATGGAGCCCAAGGACGACCCCGAGTTCAAGAAGGTGGTCGATGACACCATCAAGGGCATGATGAAAGACGGTACGCTCGCCGAGCTGTACAAGAAATGGTTCGAATCGCCCATTCCTCCCAAGAATGTCAATTTGAACTGGCCCATGAGCGAGCAGCTCAAGAAAGTGGTGGCCAACCCCACCGACTCGCCCGATCCAGCAGCCTATAAGTAA
- the lpdA gene encoding dihydrolipoyl dehydrogenase: MKVENYDVVVVGAGPGGYVAAIRAAQLGLRTAIVEKSELGGICLNWGCIPTKAMLRSADVLRLMRQASQFGIKAAEPEPDLQAIVARSRKVAAQLQRGVGHLMKKNGITVINGHARLAGRGRLSITSGSAETHVAAKHIVLATGARARSLPGLDAQADSVWYYREALTPSRLPKSMLVVGAGAIGIEFASFYHALGVEVHVVEMADRVLPVEDAEVSDYVAQALRKQGMTLHLGSGIAGKQRHAGGWNIKLDGTGSKEIDVEVVLVAAGIVGNVEGLGLEGTGVRVEKSHIVTDSYGATGEPGVYAIGDVAGAPWLAHKASHEAMVCIEKIAGLQPQPIDVNRIPACTYSHPQVAHVGLTEQQARDAGRPVRVGKFPFAANGKAIALGETDGFVKVVFDADSGELIGAHMVGDEVTEMIQGYVVATELETTEAELMHTIFPHPTQSEAMHEAVLSAYGRGLHY, translated from the coding sequence ATGAAAGTAGAAAATTATGATGTCGTTGTTGTGGGTGCGGGGCCTGGAGGCTATGTGGCGGCGATCCGAGCCGCCCAGCTAGGCTTGCGTACCGCCATCGTCGAGAAATCAGAACTGGGCGGCATATGCTTGAACTGGGGTTGCATACCTACCAAGGCGATGCTGCGTTCGGCTGATGTCTTGCGCCTGATGCGCCAGGCAAGCCAGTTCGGCATCAAGGCGGCTGAGCCCGAGCCTGATCTGCAGGCTATCGTAGCCCGATCCCGCAAGGTAGCGGCACAGTTGCAGCGCGGGGTGGGCCATTTGATGAAGAAGAACGGCATTACGGTCATCAATGGCCATGCCCGTCTGGCGGGGCGGGGGCGTTTGTCCATCACCAGCGGGTCGGCCGAAACCCATGTTGCCGCCAAGCATATTGTGCTGGCTACCGGCGCGCGTGCGCGGTCCTTGCCGGGGTTGGATGCGCAAGCTGATAGCGTGTGGTACTACCGCGAAGCATTGACGCCATCGCGCTTGCCCAAAAGCATGCTGGTGGTGGGTGCAGGCGCGATCGGCATTGAATTCGCCAGCTTCTATCATGCCCTGGGCGTAGAGGTACACGTTGTCGAGATGGCCGATCGCGTGCTGCCGGTGGAAGACGCTGAAGTCTCTGATTACGTTGCTCAGGCGCTGCGCAAGCAAGGCATGACGCTGCATCTGGGCAGCGGCATCGCCGGCAAGCAAAGGCACGCCGGGGGCTGGAACATCAAGCTGGATGGCACAGGCAGCAAAGAGATCGATGTCGAGGTCGTTCTGGTTGCCGCAGGCATTGTCGGTAATGTCGAAGGGCTGGGCCTTGAAGGCACGGGTGTCAGGGTAGAAAAAAGCCACATCGTCACGGACAGTTATGGCGCAACCGGTGAGCCGGGTGTTTATGCCATTGGAGACGTGGCAGGCGCCCCCTGGCTGGCGCACAAGGCCTCACACGAAGCGATGGTTTGCATAGAAAAAATTGCCGGGCTGCAACCGCAGCCCATAGATGTGAACCGTATTCCTGCCTGCACCTATAGCCATCCGCAGGTTGCTCATGTAGGGCTGACCGAGCAACAGGCGCGAGATGCGGGTCGCCCGGTCCGTGTGGGCAAGTTTCCGTTTGCGGCCAATGGCAAGGCCATCGCCCTGGGCGAGACCGATGGTTTCGTCAAGGTTGTTTTTGATGCTGACAGCGGCGAACTGATCGGCGCCCATATGGTGGGCGATGAGGTGACCGAGATGATTCAGGGCTACGTGGTGGCTACTGAGCTCGAGACCACCGAAGCCGAATTGATGCACACGATCTTTCCGCATCCGACGCAGTCCGAGGCGATGCACGAAGCCGTGCTGTCAGCCTACGGACGGGGCCTGCATTATTAG
- a CDS encoding pyruvate dehydrogenase complex dihydrolipoamide acetyltransferase has protein sequence MATLIRMPEVAANTDSAVIVSWTKQEGDAVAQGDCLAEIETEKAVIEFNAEQSGVLGKILVQAGKEVEVGTPIAALFAPGEKSVDIAALLSESADAGDEANAVTSGDTDARPTVQEPAPIATAAAAGKHERIFASPLAKRLARDAGIDLSGLKGSGPQGRVVKRDVLAAQPAAPATAVAGAPAQAAVAPAAGQTQSYTDVPHTSMRRTIARRLSESKQTVPHFYLRADCRMDALLAMRKQINQSGARKVSVNDIIVKAVAAALRQLPEMNVSWTESALRHYSDIDISVAVSTPTGLITPVVKGVDTKSLSVVSLDIADLAHRAREGKLAPQEYQGGSFTVSNLGMYGVQEFAAIINPPQAAILAVGGFEQRPAVIDGALGIASLMTVTLSVDHRAIDGALAAKWLGIFKSVIENPLSALI, from the coding sequence ATGGCGACTCTGATACGTATGCCCGAAGTGGCTGCCAATACTGATTCCGCGGTGATCGTTTCCTGGACCAAGCAGGAAGGGGATGCCGTCGCACAGGGCGATTGCCTGGCGGAAATCGAAACCGAGAAAGCCGTCATTGAGTTCAATGCAGAGCAGTCCGGCGTGCTGGGCAAGATACTAGTTCAGGCCGGCAAGGAAGTAGAGGTGGGCACGCCTATTGCCGCTTTGTTCGCACCCGGAGAAAAGAGCGTGGATATTGCTGCGCTATTGTCCGAGAGCGCCGACGCAGGTGACGAAGCCAATGCGGTAACAAGTGGCGACACCGATGCCCGGCCTACTGTTCAGGAGCCGGCTCCCATCGCGACGGCTGCGGCAGCGGGCAAGCACGAGCGAATATTTGCCAGCCCGCTGGCCAAGCGCCTGGCGCGCGATGCGGGTATAGACCTGTCGGGCTTGAAGGGCAGCGGCCCACAGGGTCGTGTTGTCAAGCGTGATGTGCTGGCAGCACAGCCTGCCGCGCCTGCGACGGCGGTTGCCGGCGCGCCGGCCCAGGCTGCTGTCGCTCCGGCGGCAGGGCAGACACAGTCTTATACCGATGTCCCGCATACCAGCATGCGCCGCACGATTGCACGTCGCTTGAGCGAAAGCAAACAGACCGTTCCGCATTTTTATCTGCGTGCCGACTGTCGCATGGATGCATTGCTGGCCATGCGCAAGCAAATCAACCAGTCAGGCGCGCGCAAGGTTTCTGTCAACGACATCATTGTGAAGGCTGTGGCCGCGGCTTTGCGCCAGCTTCCCGAGATGAACGTAAGCTGGACTGAATCCGCCTTGCGCCACTACAGCGATATCGACATATCGGTGGCCGTCTCGACGCCCACTGGGCTGATCACGCCGGTGGTGAAAGGGGTCGATACCAAGTCCCTGTCCGTCGTCAGCCTCGATATTGCCGACCTGGCGCACCGGGCGCGTGAAGGCAAGCTTGCGCCGCAAGAGTATCAGGGCGGCAGCTTTACCGTCAGCAATCTGGGCATGTATGGCGTTCAGGAATTTGCCGCCATCATCAATCCTCCTCAGGCAGCCATTCTTGCCGTCGGAGGATTCGAGCAGCGGCCGGCCGTGATTGACGGAGCGCTGGGCATTGCCTCGCTCATGACCGTGACGCTGTCGGTGGATCATCGCGCCATCGATGGTGCGTTGGCGGCAAAATGGCTGGGTATTTTCAAATCTGTCATCGAAAATCCCTTGTCCGCCCTTATCTGA
- a CDS encoding GntR family transcriptional regulator yields the protein MSTTPLTAAPRSKTLSGHALSQLKELLLSGQVMPGQLLSLRTTAEALGISVMPVREAVAQLVGEQALEVTPNRSVRVPVLSVEQFTEVTNIRLEIEGYAVQQAALAAPGPLITRLRKLNTRLAREMEAANLDSATVVMLNKELHFQVYQTANMPLLLRMIESLWLRIGPILNYDIHAGSERTIKKTAYEHHTRLIDALESRDAQAARQALQSDIKSAYQHILEKQYPRAGKTRRPGLGA from the coding sequence ATGTCTACCACGCCTTTGACAGCCGCCCCGCGCAGCAAGACACTCAGCGGACATGCCTTGAGCCAGCTCAAGGAGCTGCTGCTCAGCGGGCAGGTCATGCCGGGGCAGCTTTTATCCCTGCGCACTACAGCTGAAGCCCTGGGTATCAGCGTCATGCCCGTACGGGAAGCGGTGGCACAACTGGTCGGTGAGCAGGCCCTGGAGGTCACGCCCAACCGTTCTGTGCGTGTGCCGGTATTAAGCGTCGAGCAATTTACGGAAGTCACCAATATTCGACTCGAAATCGAGGGCTATGCCGTGCAGCAAGCCGCCCTGGCAGCTCCCGGCCCACTGATAACCCGCCTGCGTAAACTCAATACCCGGCTTGCACGCGAAATGGAAGCCGCCAATCTGGACAGTGCCACCGTTGTCATGCTGAATAAAGAACTGCACTTCCAGGTGTATCAGACGGCCAACATGCCTTTGCTGTTACGCATGATAGAAAGCCTGTGGCTACGCATAGGTCCCATACTCAACTACGACATTCATGCCGGTTCAGAGCGGACCATAAAAAAAACGGCGTACGAGCATCACACCCGGTTGATCGATGCGCTTGAATCCCGCGATGCCCAGGCTGCCAGGCAGGCTTTGCAAAGCGACATCAAAAGCGCCTACCAGCACATTCTTGAAAAGCAGTATCCACGGGCTGGCAAGACTAGGCGCCCAGGGCTTGGCGCCTAG
- a CDS encoding LysR family transcriptional regulator has translation MKLAWIEDLLTLVDAGTFSRAAVLRNVTQPAFSRRIQLLEAWLGVELIDRRSQPLRLSAIAERHIPEFRALLHDLGQLRARMQTESHGTARIVLVTQHSLTMTQLPALLKLIAQSPATQLEFNVRSENRDECVTLFMRKQADLLLCMEEHDELLLDLIPDAGRMSLGTEALIPVSALTSDNTPMHRPRQDTTLKLLAYPPDSFLGRIMHKHGVGALLRRQRVEIVHESVFLAGIKEMVMAGLGMAWLPIGLVQRELESGSLIVVDDGLKTVTLDLGLYRSAHATYPEAIDRLWRMLSTRPG, from the coding sequence ATGAAGCTGGCCTGGATAGAAGATTTGCTGACTTTGGTTGACGCGGGCACCTTCTCGCGGGCGGCCGTCTTGCGCAACGTTACACAACCCGCCTTCTCGCGCCGCATCCAGTTGCTTGAAGCCTGGCTGGGCGTAGAGCTGATAGACCGGCGCAGCCAGCCCCTGCGTCTGTCGGCGATTGCCGAGCGCCATATCCCCGAGTTTCGTGCATTGCTGCACGATCTGGGCCAGCTGCGCGCTCGCATGCAAACTGAGAGTCATGGCACAGCACGCATCGTGCTGGTCACACAGCATTCCCTCACCATGACCCAGTTGCCCGCTTTGCTGAAGCTCATCGCGCAAAGTCCCGCCACGCAGCTGGAGTTCAATGTGCGCTCCGAAAACCGGGACGAGTGCGTGACCCTCTTCATGCGCAAGCAGGCCGATCTGCTGCTGTGCATGGAAGAGCATGATGAACTCTTGCTGGATCTGATACCGGATGCCGGCCGCATGAGCTTGGGCACCGAAGCCCTGATTCCGGTCAGCGCCCTGACCAGTGACAACACCCCCATGCACCGCCCGCGGCAGGACACAACCCTGAAGCTGCTGGCCTACCCGCCTGACAGCTTCCTGGGCCGCATCATGCACAAGCACGGTGTTGGCGCCCTGCTTAGACGTCAGCGTGTGGAAATCGTCCATGAATCCGTGTTCCTTGCCGGCATCAAGGAAATGGTCATGGCGGGACTGGGCATGGCATGGCTGCCCATAGGCCTGGTACAACGCGAACTGGAGTCCGGCAGCCTAATTGTTGTGGATGATGGCTTGAAGACCGTAACGCTTGATCTGGGCTTGTACCGCAGCGCCCATGCCACCTATCCGGAGGCCATAGACCGCCTGTGGCGCATGCTGAGCACAAGGCCAGGCTGA
- a CDS encoding MFS transporter — protein sequence MSTSPLAPLQHAKFRALWTATLASNLGGLVQIVGAGWMMTSISASDDMVALVQAATTLPIMIFSLAAGALADNFNRRNIMLVAQTLMMVVSATLAIFAFAGLITPWLLLFFTFLIGCGTALHNPSWQASMGDLVPREELSGAITLNSMSYNLMRSIGPAVGGIIVAVAGAAFAFAVNAVSYFALIRALALWKPEQAPNTLPRESFGSAMSAGLRYIALSPNLLKVMFRSFIFGLTAVSVLALLPLVTRDLVTGGAFSYGIILGCFGAGAIGGALLNARVRERWANETIVRGTFLVFALSVIAMAFSRQLWLSCLAVLPAGACWVMTLSLFNVTVQLSTPRWVVGRALALYQTATFGGMAAGSWLWGVVAEAQGTSNALILAGVVMVLGAAIGLRFVLPEFGKLSFDPLDTFHEPTLQLDLRPRSGPIMIMVDYEIAQQDVNTFLSLMSQRRRIRLRDGARQWSLLRDLENPRIWSESYHVPTWVEYVRHHQRRTQADGEVFSQLLALHRGEKPPNVHRMIERQTVPVRDDTPLKTHTEIP from the coding sequence ATGAGCACTTCACCTCTAGCCCCCTTGCAGCACGCCAAATTCCGTGCCCTCTGGACGGCCACGCTGGCGTCCAACCTGGGCGGGCTGGTACAAATCGTGGGCGCAGGCTGGATGATGACCAGTATTTCTGCATCGGACGACATGGTGGCCCTGGTGCAAGCCGCCACCACACTGCCCATCATGATTTTTTCGCTTGCCGCTGGCGCTTTGGCCGACAACTTCAACCGCCGCAACATCATGCTGGTGGCGCAAACTCTGATGATGGTGGTGTCGGCCACCCTGGCAATTTTTGCCTTTGCGGGTTTGATCACTCCATGGCTGCTGCTGTTCTTTACGTTTCTTATTGGCTGCGGAACCGCTTTGCACAACCCATCGTGGCAAGCCTCCATGGGCGACCTGGTCCCGCGTGAAGAGCTGTCGGGCGCGATCACACTGAACAGCATGAGCTACAACCTCATGCGCAGCATCGGGCCTGCGGTGGGCGGCATCATTGTTGCCGTTGCAGGCGCCGCTTTTGCCTTTGCCGTGAATGCGGTCAGCTATTTCGCCCTGATCAGGGCATTGGCACTCTGGAAGCCGGAACAAGCACCCAATACTCTGCCGCGCGAGTCCTTCGGCAGTGCGATGTCGGCCGGGCTGCGCTATATCGCCTTGTCGCCCAATTTGCTCAAAGTCATGTTCCGCAGCTTTATTTTCGGGCTGACAGCAGTGTCTGTGCTGGCCTTGCTGCCACTCGTCACCCGCGATCTGGTCACCGGCGGCGCCTTTTCCTATGGCATTATTCTGGGCTGTTTTGGCGCGGGCGCCATAGGCGGCGCCTTGCTGAATGCCCGGGTGCGCGAACGCTGGGCCAACGAAACCATCGTCCGCGGCACCTTCCTGGTTTTTGCGCTCAGTGTGATTGCCATGGCCTTCAGCCGCCAGCTGTGGCTCAGCTGCCTGGCCGTGTTGCCCGCCGGCGCATGCTGGGTGATGACGCTGTCGCTGTTCAATGTCACCGTGCAGCTATCCACGCCACGTTGGGTAGTGGGGCGAGCCCTGGCGCTGTATCAAACCGCCACCTTTGGCGGAATGGCTGCTGGCAGCTGGCTGTGGGGTGTCGTGGCCGAAGCACAAGGAACCAGCAACGCCCTGATTCTGGCTGGCGTGGTGATGGTTTTAGGCGCTGCCATTGGCTTGCGCTTTGTATTGCCCGAGTTCGGCAAGCTCAGTTTTGACCCACTTGACACCTTTCACGAACCTACCTTGCAGCTGGATTTGCGGCCGCGCAGCGGGCCGATCATGATCATGGTGGACTACGAAATCGCCCAGCAAGACGTCAACACTTTCCTGAGCCTGATGTCGCAACGCAGGCGAATACGCTTGCGTGATGGCGCGCGCCAGTGGTCGCTACTGCGTGATCTGGAAAACCCTCGAATCTGGTCTGAAAGCTATCACGTGCCCACTTGGGTGGAATACGTACGGCATCATCAACGCCGCACACAGGCTGATGGCGAGGTGTTTAGCCAACTGCTTGCCTTGCACCGCGGCGAAAAGCCACCAAACGTGCACCGCATGATAGAGCGCCAGACGGTGCCAGTGCGCGACGACACCCCCTTGAAGACACACACAGAGATTCCATAG
- a CDS encoding amino acid ABC transporter permease, protein MNYNWNWLVFFDEAPGGVTYLQTLLEGLAWTIGTATLSWLLALSMGTLVGVARTTSMPWARRLGTMYVELLRNVPLLVQMFLWYFVMPELVPRSLGDAIKQIAPPWGIFIPAVLCLGFYTSSRVAEQVRAGIESLPAGQRMAATALGLESAQVYRYVLLPSSFRIILPPLTSELLNLIKNTSVAFTIGLFELVGAARSMQEFSFQVFETFALATLFYLILNLVVVRSMLLLERRLAVPGFIGPVKAEKVAS, encoded by the coding sequence ATGAATTACAACTGGAACTGGCTGGTTTTTTTCGATGAGGCCCCGGGCGGCGTCACGTATTTGCAGACGCTGCTTGAAGGCCTGGCCTGGACCATAGGAACGGCCACGCTGTCCTGGCTGCTTGCGCTGAGCATGGGCACCCTGGTCGGTGTGGCCCGTACAACCAGCATGCCCTGGGCGCGGCGTCTGGGCACTATGTATGTAGAGTTGCTGCGAAATGTGCCCTTGTTGGTGCAGATGTTCCTGTGGTATTTCGTGATGCCCGAGCTGGTGCCACGCAGCCTGGGCGATGCCATCAAGCAGATTGCGCCGCCTTGGGGCATATTCATTCCGGCCGTGTTGTGCCTGGGATTTTATACCTCGTCGCGGGTGGCCGAGCAGGTCAGGGCCGGTATCGAGTCGTTGCCGGCCGGGCAGCGCATGGCCGCTACCGCCTTGGGGCTGGAATCGGCGCAGGTGTATCGCTACGTACTGTTGCCCAGTTCGTTTCGCATTATTCTGCCGCCGCTTACTTCTGAATTGCTCAACCTTATCAAAAACACCTCAGTGGCCTTCACCATAGGTTTGTTCGAACTGGTCGGCGCGGCGCGGTCCATGCAGGAGTTCAGCTTTCAAGTCTTTGAAACCTTTGCATTGGCCACGCTGTTCTACCTGATTCTGAATCTTGTCGTCGTACGCAGCATGCTGCTGCTTGAGCGGCGCCTGGCTGTGCCGGGTTTCATCGGCCCGGTAAAGGCCGAAAAGGTGGCCTCATGA
- a CDS encoding D-cysteine desulfhydrase produces MHLAAFPRIRLGHFPTPLEFMPNLTKHLGGPNLYIKRDDCTGLATGGNKTRKLEFLVAQALEQGADTLITQGAVQSNHARQTVAAAAKVGLQCKILLEQRVSDATEEYEQSGNVLLDRLLGGDIVGRFPAGTDMQQEMEKLAAELRSAGRKPYVIPGGGSNPVGALGYVGCAQELLNQSFETGLRIDHVVHATGSTGTQAGLVVGLRSSNSGIPVYGVSVRAPKDKQEENVWKLVQATVDYMGLPASSVERADVVANSDYVGDGYGIPTDSMIEALRLTAEQEAILLDPVYSGKGMAGLIALIRSGHFKKDENVVFVHTGGAVGLYGYRQLF; encoded by the coding sequence ATGCATCTTGCCGCCTTCCCTCGTATTCGTCTCGGGCACTTTCCTACACCGCTGGAATTCATGCCCAACCTGACCAAGCATTTGGGCGGCCCGAATCTGTATATCAAGCGGGATGATTGCACCGGCCTGGCCACGGGCGGCAATAAAACACGCAAACTGGAGTTTCTGGTGGCGCAGGCGCTGGAGCAGGGCGCCGATACCCTGATTACGCAAGGCGCAGTGCAATCGAATCACGCGCGCCAGACCGTGGCTGCTGCGGCGAAGGTTGGCCTGCAGTGCAAGATCCTTCTTGAGCAGCGCGTAAGCGACGCCACTGAAGAATACGAGCAGTCGGGCAATGTGCTGCTCGATCGCCTGTTGGGCGGAGACATCGTCGGGCGTTTTCCTGCAGGCACCGACATGCAGCAGGAAATGGAAAAACTGGCGGCTGAACTGCGCAGCGCCGGGCGCAAGCCTTATGTCATACCAGGGGGCGGTTCCAATCCTGTCGGAGCGCTGGGCTATGTGGGTTGTGCACAAGAATTGTTGAACCAGTCTTTTGAAACCGGCTTGCGCATAGACCATGTCGTGCATGCCACGGGCAGTACTGGTACCCAAGCCGGGCTGGTGGTGGGTCTGCGCAGCAGCAATAGCGGCATACCTGTGTACGGTGTCAGTGTGCGGGCGCCCAAAGACAAGCAGGAAGAAAATGTTTGGAAACTGGTGCAAGCTACTGTAGATTACATGGGCCTGCCGGCATCATCGGTCGAGCGTGCCGATGTTGTGGCCAATTCTGACTACGTTGGCGATGGCTACGGCATACCCACCGATAGCATGATCGAAGCTTTGCGCCTGACAGCGGAACAAGAAGCCATCTTGCTGGATCCGGTCTATTCGGGCAAAGGCATGGCCGGCTTGATTGCACTGATCCGTTCGGGGCATTTCAAGAAGGATGAAAACGTGGTGTTTGTACATACTGGCGGTGCGGTTGGCCTATACGGATACCGCCAGCTTTTCTAG